One Fimbriimonadaceae bacterium genomic window, CATGTATTCAGGTTCTTTGTGCATGGTCACGACGATGATCTTAATGTCAGGCCTGATTTCTCGAACCTTCGGAACTGCATCAAGGCCAGACATATCCGGCATCGAGATATCGACAAATGCCAAATCCGCAGGAACCCGCTTCACAAGTTCGAGCAATCCACGGCCTGAAGAGGCTTGGCCCACCACGGCGAATTCATAGTCACGCTGCTTATGGTTAACTCCATGTAAAATGGTAGTCATCCCATCCGCGACCAACGCATGGTCGTCAGCAAAGACCACGCTAATCGTTTTTACCGGAGAGTTGATCGGAGAATTCACACTGGTCGTCATGCTTCACGCTCCCTATAAGGTGCCCGAGCCACTACGACAGCTCCTCGCCCTTTCCCTGACTGAACCGCCAATTCCCCTGCCACCATGTGGATGCGCTCTTCCATCGCGACAATCCCTAGTCCCTTGGTTCGACGCGATTCTGTCTCTGGACTGAACCCCATTCCATCATCTTTCACACTCAGTTGCACCCAACCCTCTTCTCGAGCCAAGGATACCATGACCTGTTGCGCACCAGCGTGTTTCTTCACGTTCATCAAGGCTTCCTGAGCAATCCGATACAGACAGGTCGCGACCTCCCGATCCAAGGCCTCAGTAAACTCCATCGATATATTACTGACGATCTTCATCCCCGACCAACTGCCATACTCCTTCAACATTTTCTTGAGCGCCACCGAGAGCCCAAGATTATCCAAGATCGATGGGTGCAACTCGTGCGCAATCGTTCGCACCCGATCACTGATTCCCCGTAGCTCGTCAGTGACATTTTTGATGACCGCCGCCTCAGGGCTCTTGTTCTCCAACAACACCAATTTCCCTTCGGCCCTCAAAATCACACTTCCCAATCGTGATCCCAGATCATCATGCAACTCCCTGGCAACCCTGCGTCGTTCGTCCTCTTGCGCGGTCAGCAACTGTGAATGGAGGGCCCTCAACGCTTCTTGGCTGCGACGCAGGGCCTCAGCTCCCTCCTGAATAACACTTTCGGCACGCTTTCGCTCTGACACGTCTCGCACGATGGCACACACATACCCTTCCCCATCATGCTCCAAGTAGCGCATCGACACTTCGATGGGAAAGACCGTTCCAGACTTTCTTCGGAATGTAGTCGCATACTGTACTACTTCGCCCTGTTTCAGCCGCGTCAGATCGTTAAGAATGTCGATTCGGCTCTGTAAAGGAGCAATATCCGGCATCGACAAATTCAAGAGTTCTTCGCGTGAATAGCCCAACAACTCGGTTGCCCGTACATTCACATACATGATGCGACGATCAGGCCCAGCCCAAAGAATGGCATCAGCCGCATGGTCCGTCGCAAACTGCGTAAACCTCAGCTTGGCTTCAGCCAACCGTCGCTCAGTCACATCGGTTAACAAACCGTGAAACAGTACTGTTCCGTCTACCGTAGGCCTCTCAGGCAGAGAATCCCCACGCAACCATTTCACGCGACCATCGGGGAGTCGTAACCTAAACTCATGCGCCCACCGCGATCCACTGCGGATTGCGTTTTCAATGGATGCCATGATCCCCGGCATATCTTCTGGTAGGACCAATTTCCAGACCGCACTATAATCTGACACAATGACGTCTGATGGATACCCCACCATATCCATGGCTCCACGACTGATATAGCTAAACCGCTGACATCCATCCCGCGTAATAACATATTGATACACCGCACCGGGCACAGCATCCGCAATCCGTCGCATCTTGAGGTCAGTCTGGTGTAACTCTTGGACATCCTCGAAATACTTCTTCTCCTGATCGACCACGAGCGACTCATTCAGCTTCAAGAGCCGGCGATAAGTCTCTTCAGCAAATGCGAATCCAACCTCTCTGGAGTACGGCTTCCCTTCACCACTCTTAGCCTTAGCACTCCAATACTGCTCGTCCCCAGTAGAACACGCCAGACAAATATTGCCTGATAACACTTGCAACAACGATCTGATCCTAGAATCGACTGTCACCCTCGAGTAGAGGAAGACACAGTAGCTCCCTCCAGAAGGCAGCAGCCCACCCAGGCAAATAACCTGTTTCACTCCGTGCCTCCGCAGAAAGTCTGCTCTGCTTTCGGCGAGGTTATAAGAGCGTGGGATCTCATGCACCAGGATTCCAAACAATTGATTGTGTGAATTAGCGACAGTAAGACTCTTCTCAAAATTATTCACCGGACTGCTCAGCCCCAAATCCTCCCACGATTGCGTGTACCACGCAGTTTCCTGGGAACTGAACTTCGTTTGAATGGGGACACAATGTAGTCCGAACGGAGGTCTGTCGATCGTCCACTCCGCAGAATCTCCGGCCACGCCCATCAATGCAAGGACTCGCGTTTGAGCGGGGGCGTGGTCCCCATCAACCGAAGACACCCATCGGTCTTGGTAGCGCGCTGGGAGATCACCAAGATTACGAGTGTGAAAGACCTCGACGAGAGACAATTGAGACTGACGACTCTCCTGGGAACAGAAAGACCGGGCCAGAGACATCGCAATGAGTTGACAGACCTCCTCGGAAGATTTTCCAACTGTCTCTAAATCTCGTACCCACGAGCCTAAACGACACGCATCACCGAGGGAGAGCTCTCGGAGATCAAACGTCGATTCTTGGCCTTTGACGCTCAACGACATACTACCCTCCAACTCCCTCTCACCAACTCACAACTCAGTAGGCCGCTCTCCGATTCACTCTGCCGTCAGAGAATCGCTCGTGGACGTCACGCCAACTCTATGCACATTACACGTATTACGACTACTCGTCCCAAGCACAGGCGGCAGTATGACAAAAACACGTTCTGTGACTCAATACCCAGCTTTCCTGCGCATGGTTTTTTCCATACACACACTCCTTTCGGTCTGATTGTTTCAAATTGGCACATGGCAACTAGTTCGGTCTCATCCACTCTGTGACGACGACGCAAACGGGTATCGCCAAGGACCATCCACTGCCATCCAGTAATACATAGCAGAAGCGGTTCACACTCGTTCACATACCCAGGAGGAAGGCATGTCACGTATTAACCGTCGCACCCACTGTTCAGTCGGCAGAATTCTCGCCAGCCTTAGTGTCGTTATCGCCACAGGATCGATCGTTGGGTGTGCTGGCCACATGACGCTAAGTCATGAGGTGAATCTCACAAGCAGTAACGCCATCTTTCTCACCCCGTCGGAAGAGAAGACAATCTATCTCCAAAATCGCAACACCAGCGACAACCCCAATATCAACTTTGCTGAACTCCCGAACAAGATCAGAGCAAAGGGATATGCAATCGTTGATAATCCCGACAAAGCTCAGTACATCCTCCAGAGCCAGGTAGTACTCTGCAATAAATTAAAGCCCGGGCAAACCGTCGATGCCTTGATCGCCGGCGGGTTCGGTGGGGCCATCGGAGTCGCAGCTGGCTCGGCCGCAGCACTCAGCGGGGCGTCGCTTAGCCAGATTCCAATTCTCGGAGCGGTAGGAGCGGTTGGGGGATTTGCCGCGAGCAAATTCTCAGAGGACTCTATCGTCGCCTGCGTGGTCGACGCGATGGTACAGGAGCGCACCAAGGAAGAAATTCAACAATCTGTCACGACCAATAGTATGCCAGGGCCAGGCACACCACAGTCACAACCTGGAGCTTTTGGCTTTCTGAATCAACAAAGTGTCTCCCCGCCTCAAGCTGGACAGGTCACCCAACAGATCAGCGAAATCCGAAAAGGCACTCGCCGCTTCCACCAAGCGAGAATCGTGGCGTCTGACCAAAAGATGTGGCTGTCCGTTCCGGAAGCCAGCAAGGTACTCAGTGACAAACTTGAGGATTCCTTAGCTGGACTTTTCTAAAGAATGACTGACCCTGATAGGGCGCGTACGTCGTGGAATCAAGAGTCACGAACAGGGTGACCATCGGGCACGATTAAAATGGTGAGCATGTGGATGAAGGCCATCATCACTAGCTGAGATTGCCTAAGAGACAAGTGCCTGAGCGTCGGGCAGCCACGTATGGCTCGCAATGATCAGCCGATCCAATTGATCATAGCCAAACGTCTGCGACCCTCGGCGATCCGTCAGACTCGTTCGATTGCCGACTGGGTTGTAGACATAGTCCGCCTTGTTGATCTGGCTGCTGGTCGCGGTGAGTTGAGCAGGATGCTGGTGACCTGTGAGGCGGGATAATAGGTGTAGCCCATATCAGGCTCGAACAGTTGCAGTTATGGAGCGCGTCTCGAATCAACAAGATGAAAGGCATCACCATGGAACAGATATCCTTTACTACTGTCAGGCAATTGGATCTCATATGCCAGAAACTCTTTCCCATAGATACGTCGCATGACTGGAACCATCTGCCCTTTCGTGAGCACAACTAGCACTTTATTGATGGGAAGTGAATCTGGCGGATGAGTATATGTCTTGGGATCAGAAAACCTTAGAGGCAACGGATGCTCTAGCACATTGACATCACCATCGATTTCGGCCAGCTCCTCACCTTGGCACCCCATGAAGACATGGAGAATCATCACCCCTAGAACAACCGAAATGCCCCGACCGATCAACCTTTTTATCGCCATAGCATAAACCTCTATTTAGCTTGAGCAGGCTTGGTACCCGCTCCGGGATAAAAGATCGTACCGCCTACGAGACCAACTCCAGTCATACTTTCGTAAAGCTGTGATGGTGTTAATACTTTACCAATGTCGTAACCCATCCAATTCAGGCATCTCTGCACTGGCGCACCGCAGTTGTTCGTCAGAAAGTTATAGTCGGGTTGGTCCCGTTTGAGACATTCTTCCAGTGCCTTTTCCTGTTCGGCTGTGAGGGTCAAATCCAACCCCAGCGAACTCCGGAACGAGTTCCTTTGATTAAATACGGAAGTGGGCTCGTTCGTCATCCCATTTGGCCCGAATGAATAGGTTGTGCCATTGATGTTGGTGGACACATGGCCAAACGATGATGTGCCAATTCCCACCGGAGCCCAAATCACAATCTGTGCCTTTAACCCAAATGGATCAAAGTGCAATGTCGGATTTCCAAGGGCATACTCATAGTAGTTGTTACCTCCGACACGACCAATAGGATCACGTTGA contains:
- a CDS encoding PAS domain S-box protein; protein product: MLQVLSGNICLACSTGDEQYWSAKAKSGEGKPYSREVGFAFAEETYRRLLKLNESLVVDQEKKYFEDVQELHQTDLKMRRIADAVPGAVYQYVITRDGCQRFSYISRGAMDMVGYPSDVIVSDYSAVWKLVLPEDMPGIMASIENAIRSGSRWAHEFRLRLPDGRVKWLRGDSLPERPTVDGTVLFHGLLTDVTERRLAEAKLRFTQFATDHAADAILWAGPDRRIMYVNVRATELLGYSREELLNLSMPDIAPLQSRIDILNDLTRLKQGEVVQYATTFRRKSGTVFPIEVSMRYLEHDGEGYVCAIVRDVSERKRAESVIQEGAEALRRSQEALRALHSQLLTAQEDERRRVARELHDDLGSRLGSVILRAEGKLVLLENKSPEAAVIKNVTDELRGISDRVRTIAHELHPSILDNLGLSVALKKMLKEYGSWSGMKIVSNISMEFTEALDREVATCLYRIAQEALMNVKKHAGAQQVMVSLAREEGWVQLSVKDDGMGFSPETESRRTKGLGIVAMEERIHMVAGELAVQSGKGRGAVVVARAPYREREA